The Perca flavescens isolate YP-PL-M2 chromosome 8, PFLA_1.0, whole genome shotgun sequence DNA window aatagcattcatttcctTATAATTGTCAAATGATGAAGTTATGAACGTTCACATTTAGtctttacagtatgtgtggaAAGGTTCATCCACTGTCAATACTGTGATTGTGCACTGTAAATATATCAACCTCTCACATTAACTTTGCTTACAGAGGTGAAACCATAGTTTGTATGGGATCTGTCTGCCTCAGCAAGATGAGCGCACACTCCATTGAATTTGAAAAAGGGAATTTGGCTCTGCATTAGGGATGCAGGACCCCCCCATAGTCCATTACATTGGATGCTTTCAGACTGTTTGATGACAGTTTATCGTAATTATATTATGAATTTTCTTTCTGTTACTAATTTTAagtttaagttgtttttttagaaaagAGATAGCATGTGGGATTAAGAGGTGATGCTAAATGCTTCTCCtctgcagtggtggaatatcactaagtatatttactcaacagtacttaagtacaaatacttaggtacttgtactttacttgtgtattttcttttcatgctactttgtacttctactccactactttttcagaaagaaatattgtaattttttacaacattaatctgacagctttagtaaataaatgtttgcacacaaaactcatgtagtttataaaatacaatgttttattataaattgaactgcccaacaatatacaggcctacaagtacagctgaactgattagccgattaaacacttagttgattgacagaactgttttaaTCTTTtctagtttctaaaatgtgaggatttttttgcattgagtacttgtacttgtaatactttaaataaatgtttctgatgatacttacatactttgatgatacttagttacatttgaaatgcaggacttttacttgtaacagagtatttctacagtgtggtaCTATGTATTACgtagtaaaggatctgaatgcttcttccaccactgctcctCTGTGTGCAGACGTCAGTGAGTGACTGGAGCCTAACCCGACAGTGACTGTGCTGCAGGCTCAGGAGTACCATGCTGCCCAGCTGTGCATTCAGTGTGtgccatgtgtttgtgttggtgcTGTGTCTGTCTTCGGCTGAGGACATCGACTGGACAAAGAACGACCACAGCTCCTTCTATTATGGCACTTTTCCAGCTGGTAAACACAACTTTTCTCTTCAGTGGGATAGAGGCAGTGCATTTTAATGATTTAGTAATTGGTGGTATTATATCCTCCCATAAGAGCTGGTCATCTGGTGGTTGTTGCCAATGTTGTATTTATTAGGATTTTCATGGGGTGCCGGAAGTTCAGCCTATCAAACCGAAGGAGCCTGGGACAAAGATGGAAAAGGACTGAGCATCTGGGACGTGTTCAGTCATAAGAAAggcaaaatacaacaaaatgaCACCGGGGACTCCTCTTGTGAGGGCTACCACAAAGTCAAGGTGGGGTGATCAGATGTGGTGTGTCTGAGAGATATGGAGAGACCAGAGGCGGGAGGGGGGGGAAGGAAATCTGAATATttcacttgtgtgtgttgtacaggATGATGTTTCTCTGATGAAGGAGCTGAAGCTTAACCACTATCGCTTCTCCATATCCTGGCCTAGGCTCATCCCCACTGGCATAAAGTGTGAGTTACTGCTGTTAATTCAAGCTGTTTGCAACTGAAGTGCCGTATGTCATTTCATTTGTTAATTGCTTAAACAGAGAAATTATCTACACTTTAATACCATTTGCAGCTGACCATATAAATGAAAAAGGAATACAGTACTATGATGGACTGATTGACCAGCTGCTGGAGAGCAAGATCACTCCCGTTGTAACTTTGTATCACTGGGATCTTCCACAGGTTGGTATACAAAACATCGATAATCCCAAACTTCAGCCTTTTTTCGTTACAGCACTATTTTTCTTTACCGAGTTACTGTACTCTTTGCTTTACTAGGTCTTACAGGAGAAATATGGTGGATGGCAGAATATAAGTTTGGTCAATCATTTCAATGAATTTGCTAACCTGTGCTTTGAAAGATTTGGCAACCGAGTCAAGTACTGGATGACTTTCAACAATCCATGGGTATGTTTAAAAGAAACGATTTTCAGGTTTTACATTCACCCCTGCCTTGTAacatattatttgtttttatcataTAGCTTGGATTAATATGTATCTAGCTGCTACTGAAAGCACTATTATCCCACTAATAATCTGCTTTACTGCTTTAGTCTGTAGCAGTTGAAGGCTATGAGACTGGTGAGCATGCTCCTGGACTGAGACTGAGAGGAACAGGGGCATACAGAGCTGCCCATCACATAATCAAGGTaggataatatatatatatatatatatatatatatatatatatatatatatatatatatatatatatatatatatatatatatatatattctgttatCAAAAACACTTAGCACTTAATGTGCCACTTTGCACTGAAATGTAGATTATATTCATAATAATACTAATCCTTTTCATAGGCACATGCTAAAGTTTGGCATACTTATGACACACAATGGAGGGCAAAACAAAAAGGTAAACATGGTCAAACTCTAAAAGTAACTTAATTCAATATTTGCCTCTCAACAGTACTGTCTGTCTTAGTGTTGAGAGCTGCTGTTCACATCTGCAGGTCTGGTTGGCATCTCTCTGTCTGGAGATTGGGGAGAGCCGGTGGATATGAGCAACCAGAAAGACATTGAAGCAGCTGAGAGATATGTCCAGTTCTACCTGGGCTGGTTTGCCACACCCATCTTTCACGGAGACTACCCTCAAGTGATGAAAGACTTCATTGGTGAGttaaattgtaaacagtaaTATTGGTCATTTGGGGAAATAACTAATCACTACTTGTGTGTGCAGGAAGGAAGAGTGTCCAACAGGGCCTTGGGACGTCTCGCCTGCCCACATTTTCCACCCAAGAGAAGAGCTACATCAAGGGGACCTGTGACTTCCTCGGCATCGGCCATTTCACCACCCGCTACATCACCCAAAAGAACAACCCATCAGGtcgaagcagcagcagctactTCACTGACCGGGACCTGGCGGAGCTGGTTGACCCTCGATGGCCTGACCCCGGGTCTGAGTGGCTCTACTCCGTGCCTTGGGGTTTCAGACGTCTGCTCAATTTTGTCAAGGTGACTTATGGTGTATATAATAAATTATGCGGAACAGACTTGTTGACATTTGTGCCGAAGCTGAAACGATCTTAGCACACTGCAGTCCTAGTTAAATTACATGAAAGGCAACTTATTGCATATTGATTTGTTCCCCATCTAGACTCAGTATGGAAACCCAATGATTTATGTTACCGAGAATGGAGTCTCTGAGAAGATGTTATGCACAGAGCTGTGTGATGACTGGAGGATACAGTATTATAAAGACTACATCAATGAGATGCTGAAAGGTGAGTGAGCTCATAAGCACCTGTGCCTTTCTTTAGTTTGGTCATTTGAAAGTCCAATCCTTTTGTGGTCAACTCGCTCTCTGTTGTGTCACTCAGCTATCAAAGATGGAGTCAATGTGAAGGGCTACACCGCATGGTCCCTGCTGGACAAGTTTGAGTGGGATGAAGGCTACTCCGAGAGGTTTGGCTTGTACTACGTGGACTTCAGGAACAAAAACAAGCCTCGCTATCCCAAAGCTTCTGTTCAGTTTTACAAACGCGTCATCAGCTCCAATGGATTTCCCAATCAGAGAGAGGTAAGAGACACACCGTGGTCACGACAAAGACCTGCCTCTTATGCTTTCCAGATATTCTTCTTGAACATTCCGattaattggttcatgctctaTTGTGCCACATAAATCATTTCAGTGATGATATGCCATTGCATTGTAAACCTCGACAGGTTGAAAACTGGAGGAGGAAGGCTATTGAGACCTGTTCCTCAAGCAACCAGCTCCTAGCTGCAGGTCAGTTCGTTAAGAACAGCCCTGACCATGTCTATCAATGATCAGAGGTGAACAACTAGCTGGGGTAAACAAATAAAGATTCTGACCTAACCAATCgtttttaaatgcaaatgaGATCAAGAGTTATAATTTGACTTGACTATGTGTTGCTGCACCTCAGAAAACACATAAACAAATTATTAGGTAAATTTGAACGATGGAAGTATAAAACTTAATTAACAAAATCTCTAACAGAATATCTAAGATATCTTTTTTGTTTGCCCCTCCAGCTAGAAGAAAATCCAAGGAACATGCAGAAATGCCAAAGGTTTGGCCAGTGCATGATGAAGTTTAGAACTTGAGGGTATATGTCTTCCAttaatgtcagtttttttttttgttgctttgtgaTTGTGCTGTTTCAAATCTGCCTAACAGAATTAAGCCTTTGCAGTTTAATGCTAAAATATGCCTCTAAAACAAGCTTGTGCTCCGTGTGTTCAACTACGTCTTCACTTATCTGATGTTTTACTAGTGTGCTTGAATCTAATTTGTAACCAAGAGCAGCCCTTTAGATTTCACAGCAGCTTTGACAAAAACTCAGTAAGCATAAAGCTTATCTGTGGACTTGTGCCCACAGGGTTTTTCACAAAGCAGGATTATAAATTTACCCAAATAACATAAtaccagtgaaagtgtgtgatATATTGGAATTGAATTTAGAAAACCAAACTTCAACATGAGGTTAAGGAACATGATTCAGCCATGCCGGTTGATGACTGGTACTAATAAAATTTTCTCAAGATTTGACTTTTATCTGGTCATTGTGCAAATGCGGCTTTCTGAAATATTCCCCAGTAGCTGCATGCAGTTCTCAAAGGGTTAAAGTTCAGTAATCAACTCTAAgtactttctctttttttattagagGAACAGCGGAGTACTGCTGCCAATATTCTAAGACTTATACATGGTAAGGAATCACTCATGCTCACTATAAATCAGATAAAGGATTATTTGATTTAGGGGGAAAATATTAACCCTTTGAGTGCTGTGCTTGCAGCACTCCCTTCATAAGCAATGTCTGaattacataataataataataatgccagtgaattgttaatgtgtgtgtgtgctttacaGACCCTTTGACCAGTCACATGGAGATGGTAACTGAGATCGTTGTTCCCACTGTGTGCACACTCTCTATTTTGCTCAGTGCCGTCTTCCTTATGTTCCTGCTGCGGAGGCGGAACTAGACAGTGTGcttgtttacatgtttttttacacacacacacacacacacacacacacacacacacacacacacacacacacacacacacacacacacacacacacacacacacacaccttttcttTCTTGGATCATGTGTGaacataaatacattatttgaaCTGAATTCCGATGGAATTAGTAACTTCATTCAGTTGATGTGCATACAGTATTTGCTGTAAAAACATTGGTTTAGCCTATTAAAAATCAATTTACTACCAGACACTCAAAGTCAGTGTGGATAGACCTGCAACATGTTGGATTTTCTTATTACAATATTACCATTGCAAACAGCCCTTGTGACCTATTGTTTTAAGTTGTTCagcaaaaaaacttttcaaaatCTTTCAACTGctatattgaaaaaaattttaaaaatctgCAAATGTGATAATAAAGATGCAATTAGAAAAACCATGACAGTGTCACAGAACATACATTCAAAAAGGACTGAAAGTTGTTTATTCAAAAGATTTgacaaaaatacagtatattaacagAAACGTATACTATGTGATGTAGTAATTGCAGATGAGAATaccaaaaatgacaataaacacCTCCTTTGTTGTTTAGTTGTGCTCTGCGTAAATTCATGCAAAGTTGACGAGACTACAGCACACCATGGTGGAGAAGAAGGCAGGATCTTCACTGTCCCCATTTACAATTTCATTTGGGTCATCTAAAGACAGAAcagttaaagaagaaaaatgctATCTGTAGTTTACTGGGATAATAACCACTTGCAACTATATGGCATGGACTATTTTTTAAGTGGTGCATAAAGATCACCTGTTTCAAAGATGACATGATCAACCAGTGGTCTGTCACTGAGCTGTATGGATGTCCTGACCTCACGTGGACCATGGCCACTGGACACCTCAGCCTCCCACACTAGTGGCTGCTCTCTgtggaacaaacacaaacatgaggGATGAAACAATAGCCCCTGTTAAAACTTATCTTAACTTAAAAATGCAGGATATAGTGGGTTTGACTC harbors:
- the lctlb gene encoding lactase-like protein, with protein sequence MLYLLGFSWGAGSSAYQTEGAWDKDGKGLSIWDVFSHKKGKIQQNDTGDSSCEGYHKVKDDVSLMKELKLNHYRFSISWPRLIPTGIKSDHINEKGIQYYDGLIDQLLESKITPVVTLYHWDLPQVLQEKYGGWQNISLVNHFNEFANLCFERFGNRVKYWMTFNNPWSVAVEGYETGEHAPGLRLRGTGAYRAAHHIIKAHAKVWHTYDTQWRAKQKGLVGISLSGDWGEPVDMSNQKDIEAAERYVQFYLGWFATPIFHGDYPQVMKDFIGRKSVQQGLGTSRLPTFSTQEKSYIKGTCDFLGIGHFTTRYITQKNNPSGRSSSSYFTDRDLAELVDPRWPDPGSEWLYSVPWGFRRLLNFVKTQYGNPMIYVTENGVSEKMLCTELCDDWRIQYYKDYINEMLKAIKDGVNVKGYTAWSLLDKFEWDEGYSERFGLYYVDFRNKNKPRYPKASVQFYKRVISSNGFPNQREVENWRRKAIETCSSSNQLLAADPLTSHMEMVTEIVVPTVCTLSILLSAVFLMFLLRRRN